A window from Mya arenaria isolate MELC-2E11 chromosome 9, ASM2691426v1 encodes these proteins:
- the LOC128203362 gene encoding uncharacterized protein LOC128203362, with the protein MAVIVALFVLALIWIPVSAVSLSCSCHQNWTHVLTTDANGVVTFGSKTDLISAAMTGSDVRIYMRLWVNYYTSVQNLHTVGDNICGQALFHIGKATWRTFQDNAYWWFLNVCTTGSVQMMRYYVGKHVSVSTNVGTYQMKWFVRGSGPTVYKHTSSGTSLSGDVRDVITDVSHGADVRGVVESLAYTTKMDNVQISDTGDLVVGQAVWHVSQKFTPPNIEFQGNDYWWFSNFATDGDHQLSKWKIGEHGHVAWVANEDRQITWYTDTCWQLAYQHDSAGNGLQGSLEMLRSAAESGHRVKLLIGDMSVEPDEVRIRGAHVNAIILSKVLKDSSNIKEFDSEGVWDWSIVTTTGTQTTLRLRVGEAIETTGSRVTTTTAVTWFIDTRPWRKVLAHDEFGTVTSGSKAALTDAVMQGARIRYIMGIDEIGSITIHKADNIDISGADIGAMHVRSVSVEKTPRSTAELRFKTNPYWCFTMAVTTGFVDMSRWTVGEHTDRGHTSRTSAIEWFVNN; encoded by the exons ATGGCGGTGATTGTGGCGCTCTTCGTCTTGGCATTGATCTGGATTCCTGTGAGTGCTGTGAGCTTGTCAT GTTCATGTCACCAAAATTGGACCCATGTCTTAACGACGGACGCGAATGGTGTGGTCACATTTGGTTCCAAGACTGACCTTATCTCCGCGGCCATGACCGGAAGTGACGTCAGAATATATATGCGTTTGTGGGTCAACTACTACACGAGCGTCCAAAATCTCCATACAGTCGGGGACAACATCTGCGGACAGGCCTTGTTTCACATCGGCAAAGCGACATGGCGAACGTTCCAGGATAACGCGTACTGGTGGTTCCTAAACGTCTGTACGACGGGAAGTGTTCAGATGATGCGTTATTACGTCGGCAAACACGTTTCAGTCAGCACAAACGTCGGTACCTATCAAATGAAGTGGTTTGTGAG GGGTAGCGGGCCAACGGTATATAAACACACGAGCAGCGGAACATCACTCAGTGGAGATGTGAGGGACGTCATCACTGACGTGAGCCATGGCGCTGACGTTCGCGGAGTGGTGGAGAGCTTGGCTTACACGACAAAAATGGATAACGTGCAG ATTTCGGATaccggtgacctagttgttgGCCAAGCCGTGTGGCATGTCAGTCAAAAGTTCACGCCTCCCAATATTGAGTTCCAGGGTAACGACTATTGGTGGTTCAGTAATTTCGCCACTGACGGAGACCACCAATTGTCCAAGTGGAAAATAGGGGAGCACGGGCATGTTGCATGGGTCGCAAATGAAGATAGGCAAATAACTTG GTATACAGACACGTGTTGGCAGCTGGCCTATCAGCACGACTCGGCCGGGAACGGACTGCAGGGCTCCCTAGAAATGCTGCGGTCCGCTGCGGAGAGTGGCCATCGCGTGAAGCTGCTGATTGGCGACATGTCTGTTGAACCCGATGAAGTGAGAATCCGCGGTGCCCACGTAAACGCCATAATCCTCAGTAAAGTTTTGAAGGACAGCAGTAACATCAAGGAGTTTGATTCTGAGGGAGTGTGGGACTGGAGCATAGTGACAACGACAGGGACGCAGACGACGCTGAGGCTGCGGGTGGGAGAGGCGATTGAGACGACTGGCAGCCGCGTTACCACGACAACGGCGGTGACTTGGTTTATAGACACGCGGCCCTGGCGGAAGGTCCTGGCTCACGACGAATTCGGCACAGTAACTTCCGGTTCCAAGGCTGCGCTGACAGACGCTGTGATGCAAGGTGCGAGAATTAGATACATAATGGGAATTGACGAAATCGGTTCAATAACTATTCATAAAGCGGACAACATTGACATTAGTGGGGCGGACATTGGCGCCATGCATGTTCGATCTGTGAGTGTGGAGAAAACTCCTAGATCTACAGCGGAGCTTCGCTTTAAAACGAATCCTTATTGGTGTTTCACCATGGCCGTCACCACGGGTTTCGTGGACATGTCCCGATGGACGGTTGGGGAACATACAGACAGAGGGCACACCAGTCGGACATCTGCAATCGAGTGGTTCGTCAACAATTAA